From Alloacidobacterium dinghuense:
TTCTCACTGGCCATCGCGCCAGCCCTGAGGATCCCGGCTGGGGGCCACTGCCCACCGATGCGACGCTGGTCATCTACATGCCGGGATCGGACTACGCGAGGCTTAGCGCACAGATCAGAGCGTCGGGATTCGGTCCGGAAACGCCCAGCATTATCATCTCGAAAGTTGCTACCGCAAAAGAGCAAACCCGGCACACAACTGTAGGCAATTTAGCCTCTGGCTCCCCGCTGTCCGCACCATGCGTCATCCTTGTAGGAAATGCGCTTGGCAGGAGAAAGAGCTGAACGGTTAGTAAGCGAAGTAGTTGTCACTCCGAAGCCGGGAAAGTGGTCATCTGACATGAAACGCCTTCACCACAATGTCATTCGGCTGCTTGCCCGCCGGAAGCAGGGTGAAGAGCGTACCAACGCGATTGATTCCGCCCGGCGTTCGGCTCATAACGCGCACGACTGCAACATCGTTTGACCTCGCATCGGCGACAAGCAACAGGTGCCCTTCAGCTGAAAAAGCAAGCGCGTCCGGTCCATCGCCCACATGGACAGTGTTGATGGTTTTGCCATCGTCGATCGAGTACACCTCAATGGATCCGGTGTTGAATTTGCTGATCCACAACGTGGAGTTGTCCGCGCTTACAACTGCGCTCGCTGGATGCGCGCCAACCAGATAAGCCCCGCCCACTTCGTTCGCCTGCGTGGCAATTTCTGAAATTGTGTCGCTGTCAAAGTTCGAGACAAAAATCTCACCCCCATCCGGCTTCAACGCCAGATGCACTGGCGTCTGGCCCACATCAAGAAAGGTGAGCAAGCGGTCGGCGTGCTCGATTGCAATCGGACTGTCAGTCCGTGCCAGGCCAACCACCATCACCTGATGCCCACCCGAGCAGGCAACAAACGCCTTCGACGAATCGGGCAGAATGACCGCATACGTTGCTGCCGGGCATCCGGTGAAAACGCTGCGAACCTTATAGGTCTGCGGGTCAACAACGGTAACGCTTCCGCTCGTTCGATTCGTGACGACCAGACTCTTGCCGTCAGGAGAGATGCGCGCCATTCCCGGACCTTCGCCCGCTCCGATCAGTGCAATCTCTCGCCGCCTCGTCAGGTCAATGACCGATACATTGTTGGAGCCGGAGTTTGCAACATAACCGCGCTCACCCCTCGCGTCCAGATCAATGAAATACGGCTTGCTGTGAACCGGAATCGTCGCTACAACCGCGTTCTTCTGCGCGTCAATGACGCTCACTGAACTACTGTTCGTATTAACGGCGTAAATTTCGTTCTTTACTGGATTGGCTGCGAGTCCCGTAGGATTGTCACCCACGCGAATCACCCGGTCCTGCCGCAGATTCACCAGGTCGAGAACGGTAACGGTATTGCTGCCGCCGCTGGTTACGTAAGCATATTCGCGGTAATCTGCCGGATACTGTGGAAAGTCTCGTCGGCGGCAGGACGCCAGCGGCGCAAGCAGCAAGAGCAGAGAAATGAGACAGGCCCGCTGTTTCTTCGCAAGGTGAAGACTGCGAACCCTCTCTATCTCATCTGCAGAAAAAGCTGGGTCTGACTGGCCGGATGGCATGCGTCTAACGTGAAGCAATGCCTTCCGTGATCTGAATGCCACGCGGCACGGTGCGTCCCAGCACTGCCGCAATCTGCGCAGCCTCGTTCATCAACTGCACATATTGCTCAGGGTACAAAGACTGCATGCCATCAGACAGAGCCTTGTCCGGCTGGTGATGCACCTCGACGATCAGGCCATCGCATCCCACCGCAACCGCGGCGCGGCCGAGAGGGATGACCTTGTTGCGCTTGCCTGTGCCGTGGCTTGGATCGACGACGATGGGCAGATGGCTCAGACGCTGGACGGCGGGCACAATGCTCAGGTCGAGCGTATTGCGGGTGTGATCGGCAAAGGTACGTACCCCACGCTCGCACAGGATGACCTGATAATTGCCCTCGCTCATAATGTATTCAGCCGCCATGAGAAACTCTTCGAGCGTGGCGGCAATTCCGCGCTTCAGCAAAACGGGCTTACGCTTCCGGCCTGCCGCCTTCAGCAGGGAATAGTTCTGCATATTACGCGCGCCGATTTGGATCACGTCGGCATATTTGTCGACCAGCTCCAGCGCTTCGTTGTCGATGGCTTCTGTAACAATCCGCAGGCCAAATTTGTCGCGAATCTCCGCCATAATCTTGAGCGCTTCTTCGCCTAGCCCTTGGAACGCATACGGAGAAGTGCGCGGCTTATAGGCTCCGCCGCGAAAGAACTGCGCACCAGCGCTGGCAACCTCCTCGGCCACAGCAAAGGCCTGTTCCCGCGTTTCAATCGAGCACGGACCAGCGATCATCGCGAAATCGCGGCCGCCGATCGTGGCATTTGTGCCGGGGAAGCGGATAATCGTGTCCTCTTCCTTGACCTCGCGGCTCACCAGTTTGTACGGTTTTGAGACTTGAATGACTTCGGCGACGCCGGAAAGATCCTCGATATTGCCGCGGTCGATTTCTCCCTGGTTGC
This genomic window contains:
- a CDS encoding YncE family protein encodes the protein MLHVRRMPSGQSDPAFSADEIERVRSLHLAKKQRACLISLLLLLAPLASCRRRDFPQYPADYREYAYVTSGGSNTVTVLDLVNLRQDRVIRVGDNPTGLAANPVKNEIYAVNTNSSSVSVIDAQKNAVVATIPVHSKPYFIDLDARGERGYVANSGSNNVSVIDLTRRREIALIGAGEGPGMARISPDGKSLVVTNRTSGSVTVVDPQTYKVRSVFTGCPAATYAVILPDSSKAFVACSGGHQVMVVGLARTDSPIAIEHADRLLTFLDVGQTPVHLALKPDGGEIFVSNFDSDTISEIATQANEVGGAYLVGAHPASAVVSADNSTLWISKFNTGSIEVYSIDDGKTINTVHVGDGPDALAFSAEGHLLLVADARSNDVAVVRVMSRTPGGINRVGTLFTLLPAGKQPNDIVVKAFHVR
- the aroF gene encoding 3-deoxy-7-phosphoheptulonate synthase, translating into MKVTERSVSMLVVMKAQATPEEIQAVCEQIEQLGLRPHPLPGAQRTAIGITGNQGEIDRGNIEDLSGVAEVIQVSKPYKLVSREVKEEDTIIRFPGTNATIGGRDFAMIAGPCSIETREQAFAVAEEVASAGAQFFRGGAYKPRTSPYAFQGLGEEALKIMAEIRDKFGLRIVTEAIDNEALELVDKYADVIQIGARNMQNYSLLKAAGRKRKPVLLKRGIAATLEEFLMAAEYIMSEGNYQVILCERGVRTFADHTRNTLDLSIVPAVQRLSHLPIVVDPSHGTGKRNKVIPLGRAAVAVGCDGLIVEVHHQPDKALSDGMQSLYPEQYVQLMNEAAQIAAVLGRTVPRGIQITEGIASR